One Nocardia huaxiensis genomic window, TGTGAGCAGATCCGCTCAGGGCAGCGTGGGGCGAAATCCGTGGTGCGGCTGCGGCACGGTGGATGCATGGCACAGGACAACAAGACGCCGATGTTCAACTGGCGCACCCGGGAACAGCTTTTCGCGCGGCGGATTCTGGTGTTGGACGGTCCGCTGGACGACGACAACGGAACTCTGCTCATGACGCAGATCCTGAGTCTGGCGTCCGAGGATCCGGAGACCGGCATCTCGCTGTGGATCCACTCGCCGGGCGGCTCGGTGCCGTCCATGCTCGCCATCCGCGACGTCATGCGGCTGGTGCCGTGCGAGGTGTCCACCCTGGCCCTCGGATTGGCGTGCAGCGCAGGACAATTCCTGCTGTCGGCCGGACAGAAGGGCCGCCGCTTCGCGCTCCCGCACGCCCGCGTCCTCATGCATCAGGGTTCGGCCGGAATCGGTGGCAGCGCAGGCGAAGTCGAGGTTCAGGCCGACGATCTGCGGCACACCGTGCAGACAGTGCTCGGCCTCATCGCCGAGGACACCGGCCAGCCCTACGACCAGATCTACGAGGACTCCCTGCACGACCGCTGGTTCACCGCCGCCCAGGCCCGCGACTACGGCTTCATCGACGGCATCGTGGATTCGTTCTGGCAGGTCGTCCCGCAGCGCCACAAGATGGGAATGTCGGCATGAGCGGTCAGGCGCGGAGGAGGCAGCGCAGCGTCACCACGCAGCGCCCCGATCAGGCCGGAAAGGACAGAGCATGAGCAGCTACACCATCCCCAATGTCATCGCCCAGAACCCGCGCGGCGAACGCATCATGGACGTCTACTCGCATCTGCTCAGCGAGCGCATCGTCTACCTGGGCACCCCCATCGACTCCGGCGTGGCCAACGCCCTGATCGCCCAGCTGCTGCACCTGGACGCCGACAGTCCCGGCCAGGAAATCAACCTCTACATCAACTGCGAGGGCGGCGAACTGCCCGGCATGCTCGCCGTCTACGACACCATGCAGCACATCTCCTCCCCCGTGGCCACCACCTGCGTAGGCCAGGCCATAGCGGTGGGCGCGGTGCTCCTGGCGGGTGGCGCGAAGGGCCGCCGAGCCATGCTCCCGCACGCCCGAATAGTCCTGCACCAGCCCGCAACCCGAGGCCAGGGCACCATCCCCGATCTGCTGCTGGAAGCCGAGGAACTGGTCCGCATGCGCGCCGAAATCGAGGGCATCCTGTCCCGCCACACCGGCCAATCCCAGGAAACCCTCCGCCGCGACACCGACCGCGACCGCGTCTTCACCACCCAGGCAGCCCTCGACTACGGCCTCATCGACCAAGTCCTGGGCCCCCGCTCCGACTGAGCACCCGGCCTGAGCGCACACTTTCGGCGGGGTTTCTGCCATTCCGACAGAATTCGCGCCGAAAGTGTTGGCTCAGGCCGGATACCACCTGAAAATCACCTGTAGCCGAGGCCGTCGCGGTGCGAGCAGGGCGTCAGGCCGCGAGGGCCAAGAGCACCGGGCTGGAGGCGTAGCCGCGAGCCGAAGGCCGCGAGAGCGCGGCCAGGCGCTGCCGCTGCAACTCTTCGACCACCTGCTGGGTGAGTCCACCCAGTGTGGTCCCGAGCGCACCGGCCAGTGCCGCGATCATCTCGCTGGAAGGCTCTTTGCGCCCGCGCTCGACCTCGGACAGGTACTGCGGCGAAATCCCGGCCCGCCCGGCTGTTTCGGTGAGCTTCTCCCCCTGATCGAGCCGCATGGCCCGCAAGCGCTCCCCGAGCACTTCCCGCCACAGCGGCTCACGCACGGCCTGCTGCGGCTCACCCGCCCGGCGCGCTGCGGACTGTTCATCACGCCCGCCGGGAATCGAACGAAGTCGCGGTTGCTCGGACATACACCGAGCCTAAAGTCAGCGCCCCGGAATCGCGCATCCTTACGCTCTGGGCGAACCGCGACCACGCGGGCGTACGCTGTCCCGCTGGGGGTTTGGGGGCTGGGCCCCCAAGCCTCCCTTGGGGTTTCAGGGGGCAACGCCCCTGAGAGTCCTCCCGAGAGTTCCGGGGGAACTCAGACCCGGCCGATGGCCGCGGCCATGACGCGCACGGCGGAGACCAGTCCGTCGATGAGTTCGCCCTGACGGAACGAGCTCAGCGCGGCGGTGGCGCCGAGCTGGCAGACCCGGTCGTTGGCGCGCTCGGCGACATCGCGGCCGGAGCGGACCTCGACGGCCTTGGCATTGGGGTCGACGGCGATGAGCACCGAACGCGCGGCTTCCGGGGTGCCCGGGAAGATGGCGTCCGCGCCGTGGGCGGAGTCCGAGCCGAGGTCGCCGATGAAGATGTTGAACCGCACCTTGGTGGCGCGGGTGGCGTCGGTGAGCGCGTTGTCCATGAGCAGGCGCTCGTGATCGGTGAACGGCACCTCGGCGAAGTAGTCGCCGGCCTCGTGCACGCCGGAGACGCGTCCGCTGGTGGTGATGGCGTAGCCGTGCGGTAGGTCGGCTTCGTTCACCGCGGGCCAATTAGAACTTGCCACTTGCCCGGCCTCCGATCAGGTCCGCCTCGGCGGAGTCGATAGCTGCATGGTTGCCATGCGATGCCTCATGGGTGTCGTGGTGCCCGGAACCGGTCACCTCGTCCATGGCGCTCCACAGCACCGGCGGCTCGGTCCACTGCGCACCGAGTTCGAAGTGTTCCGGCTTCTTGCCGGGAAGCGGCTTGCCGAGGAACGACAATCCGGCGATCACCAGATAGATCGCAAGCGGGATGCCGACGTAGATCAGCACTGTCTGGAGAATGCTCACGGCACAACGGTAATCGATGGTCGGATCGACCACGCCGACCGGTAACCGTGCACGTGCACGTGTCGTGACAAACCGCTTCAGATCAGCCAGGCCGTTGAGTTTGCCGGAAGTTTCCTCGCACTAATCGGCGCACTCGCGAGCAACACCTCCCCCGCGGGCAGCGAGATCTGCGCGTCGGTCGCATTGAGCACACACAGCAGCCCGCCCTCCCGCCGGAAGGCCAGGCAGCCGGGCGGCGAGCCGTACCACTCCAGCCCCGGACCAGCGAATTCCGGCCGCACGGCCCGCAATTCGATGGCCATCCGATACAGCGACAGCATGGAATCCAGCCGCTCCAACTGCTTCTCCACCGTCACATTGGCCCACTCCGGCGGCATGGGCAGCCACGGCGCACCGGTGGTGAATCCGAACGGTGGCCGCTCGCCCTCCCACGGCAGCGGCACCCGGCAACCGTCCCGGCCGCGCTCGACGCCCCCGGATCGCGCGAACGCCGGATCCCGCAGCGCCTCGTCGGGCAGGTCGTCCACGTTCGGCAGCCCCAATTCGGCGCCGTTGTAGACGAATACGGCCCCGGGCAACGCCATCTCCAGCATCATCATGGCCCGCGCCCGCGCCTGTCCCAACGCGCCGCCGCCGTAGCGGGTGACCTCGCGGGCAATATCGTGATTGGACAGCGTCCAGGTGGGGCTGGCGGCCACCAGCGCCACGGCCTGGATCGAGTTCTCGACGGCCGCGCGGATCTCATCGGGCTGGAACGGCGTCTCGGCCAGCCGGAAGTTGAAGG contains:
- a CDS encoding ClpP family protease; the protein is MAQDNKTPMFNWRTREQLFARRILVLDGPLDDDNGTLLMTQILSLASEDPETGISLWIHSPGGSVPSMLAIRDVMRLVPCEVSTLALGLACSAGQFLLSAGQKGRRFALPHARVLMHQGSAGIGGSAGEVEVQADDLRHTVQTVLGLIAEDTGQPYDQIYEDSLHDRWFTAAQARDYGFIDGIVDSFWQVVPQRHKMGMSA
- a CDS encoding ClpP family protease, whose translation is MSSYTIPNVIAQNPRGERIMDVYSHLLSERIVYLGTPIDSGVANALIAQLLHLDADSPGQEINLYINCEGGELPGMLAVYDTMQHISSPVATTCVGQAIAVGAVLLAGGAKGRRAMLPHARIVLHQPATRGQGTIPDLLLEAEELVRMRAEIEGILSRHTGQSQETLRRDTDRDRVFTTQAALDYGLIDQVLGPRSD
- a CDS encoding helix-turn-helix domain-containing protein → MSEQPRLRSIPGGRDEQSAARRAGEPQQAVREPLWREVLGERLRAMRLDQGEKLTETAGRAGISPQYLSEVERGRKEPSSEMIAALAGALGTTLGGLTQQVVEELQRQRLAALSRPSARGYASSPVLLALAA
- a CDS encoding DUF5130 domain-containing protein gives rise to the protein MASSNWPAVNEADLPHGYAITTSGRVSGVHEAGDYFAEVPFTDHERLLMDNALTDATRATKVRFNIFIGDLGSDSAHGADAIFPGTPEAARSVLIAVDPNAKAVEVRSGRDVAERANDRVCQLGATAALSSFRQGELIDGLVSAVRVMAAAIGRV